From a single Nakaseomyces glabratus chromosome F, complete sequence genomic region:
- a CDS encoding uncharacterized protein (CAGL0F04103g~Ortholog(s) have nucleolus, preribosome, large subunit precursor, ribosome localization), with translation MAKSLRASSHLNAKSVKRQAVFQKIVDARESRIAEKLKNELIQQKLKELREKEGEDAIIDEDAIIAEIENKPKKDAAEKVSTSGWRDARHHLYKKAKKIKKSKKKGSFTRF, from the coding sequence ATGGCAAAATCACTAAGAGCTAGTAGTCATTTGAATGCTAAATCTGTTAAGAGGCAAGCAGTATTCCAGAAGATAGTTGATGCCAGGGAAAGTCGTATAGCAGAAAAGCTTAAGAATGAACTAATACAGCAAAAGTTGAAGGAACTAAGAGAAAAGGAAGGTGAAGATGCCATCATTGATGAAGACGCCATCATCGCTGAGATTGAAAACAAGCCCAAGAAGGATGCTGCTGAAAAGGTTAGTACCTCAGGCTGGAGAGATGCCAGACACCACCTTTACAAGAAGGCTAAGAAAATCAAGAagtcaaagaagaagggcTCATTTACCAGATTCTGA
- a CDS encoding uncharacterized protein (CAGL0F04191g~Ortholog(s) have plasma membrane localization), which translates to MFLFIPLVCGLNSWDKPYTKVQTAPLYCPHCHNYSVQPVKRRQFFSVWFIPLVPLHVGKQLHCNICNWRQDFHSKEQLEKVIAEQGNIKA; encoded by the coding sequence ATGTTTCTATTCATTCCATTAGTATGTGGCCTAAACAGCTGGGACAAGCCATACACAAAGGTTCAGACGGCTCCGCTATACTGTCCACACTGTCACAACTACAGTGTGCAGCCTGTTAAGCGTCGTCAATTCTTCAGTGTGTGGTTCATCCCCTTGGTACCGCTCCATGTTGGCAAGCAGCTCCATTGCAACATTTGTAACTGGAGACAGGACTTCCATTCGAAAGAACAACTAGAGAAGGTTATAGCTGAGCAAGGCAATATAAAAGCGTAG
- a CDS encoding uncharacterized protein (CAGL0F04092g~Protein of unknown function): protein MEHSTFVVNGEWIYCSDGESKEDIGYKNDNRIKVCEKKRKAYRHALFPPIIADQFREGSDIFIPWLHDSIAETGLDLFGIGNNDNEIT, encoded by the coding sequence ATGGAGCACTCTACTTTTGTAGTAAACGGGGAATGGATTTATTGCTCAGATGGAGAAAGTAAAGAAGATATAGGATATAAGAACGACAACCGAATCAAGgtttgtgaaaaaaaaaggaaagcATACAGACATGCTTTATTTCCGCCTATTATAGCTGACCAGTTTAGGGAAGGTTCGGATATTTTCATTCCTTGGCTCCATGATAGCATAGCAGAGACGGGGTTAGATCTCTTTGGCATAGGTAACAATGACAATGAAATTACCTAA
- a CDS encoding uncharacterized protein (CAGL0F04125g~Ortholog(s) have cytoplasm, nucleus localization) has product MFTSDLYSFDINLDVTSGQDNDVSITFSAPSADSNDLLAVPFFSNQENAKNIESVLDEFQARDLNLKFGSAMADISSFNNNDNSISKNMLNRSTTNSSGSTKVQDISPESLSGNDSPLTPLAKSNLFNFNWSDELLNGSGVIQNEINEITSNTETINCATLTSTEFLNNFLKNDLKLHGEGIFRLNTPITPPLDDAQGFVQSTENILLNDTDIFEDVTADSSSFSSLLNNAKFNNTIPTSNLDFLRNDSPMNTTSILLENLQESPEQRHERRKPVKRDSVVDFSDSSSSDQGKPKKCSDARLSAVGLAKKLNLSSPQEALEREKYILSIFQNELHYPLGYKTWIRDTDKETRKQLIEQLHDIVRVKYPEYDKNILETIIRRATYSMMQSRLRRERRAKTKGKTTI; this is encoded by the coding sequence ATGTTCACTTCTgatttatattcttttgaCATTAACCTAGACGTGACATCTGGCCAAGATAACGATGTCTCTATTACTTTCTCTGCACCATCGGCTGATTCAAATGATCTGCTAGCTGTCCCTTTTTTCAGCAACCAGGAAAATGCAAAGAACATCGAGTCTGTACTGGACGAGTTTCAAGCACGTGActtaaatttgaaattcgGAAGTGCTATGGCAGACATCTCATCCTTCAACAACAATGACAACAGCATATCAAAGAATATGCTAAATAGGTCAACGACAAACAGCTCCGGATCGACTAAAGTACAGGACATATCACCAGAATCGTTGTCCGGAAACGATAGCCCATTGACCCCGTTGGCGAAGAgtaatcttttcaattttaactGGAGCGACGAGCTGTTAAACGGTTCTGGGGTTATccaaaatgaaatcaatgAAATCACAAGCAACACAGAGACGATAAATTGTGCTACATTGACTTCTACTGAGTTCCTCAAcaattttttgaagaatgaCTTAAAACTTCACGGAGAAGGTATATTTAGATTGAACACTCCTATAACGCCGCCGCTGGACGACGCGCAAGGGTTCGTTCAATCCACCGAAAACATTCTATTGAATGATACagatatatttgaagacGTCACAGCAGATAGCTCTTCATTTAGCTCATTGCTTAACAATGCTAAATTCAACAACACTATACCTACTTCAAACTTGGATTTCTTGAGGAATGATAGTCCAATGAATACTACTAGTATCTTATTGGAAAATCTTCAAGAATCTCCTGAACAGAGGcatgaaagaagaaagccTGTTAAAAGAGATTCAGTAGTAGACTTTTCTGATAGCTCCAGCTCCGACCAAGGAAAACCAAAGAAATGCAGTGATGCTAGACTTTCAGCAGTTGGTTTGGCCAAAAAGCTAAATCTAAGTTCACCTCAAGAAGCGCtggaaagagaaaagtatatattatccatttttcaaaacGAGCTACACTATCCATTAGGTTACAAGACATGGATAAGAGATACCGACAAAGAAACTAGGAAACAGCTCATTGAGCAGTTACATGATATCGTCAGAGTGAAATATCCTGAATATGATAAAAACATTCTTGAAACGATAATCAGGAGGGCGACTTACTCAATGATGCAAAGTCGGTTAAGAAGGGAAAGACGAGCAAAGACCAAGGGAAAAACAACCATATGA
- the HEK2 gene encoding Hek2p (CAGL0F04257g~Ortholog(s) have mRNA binding activity, role in intracellular mRNA localization, mRNA stabilization, telomere maintenance via telomerase and P-body, nuclear chromosome, telomeric region localization): MPVSHRILLSLKEAAKVIGTQGNSIQSVRDNNNNVKIGISEKVPGCSDRVLTCSGEVEDVCSALGDVVTLLNKPSENEEETDNHHFYFLNHLLPVPTLDDLKATDPEASEEALHEQLQNIGYLRLLVFNSQLSSIIGKGGNQIKSLIEKHGVKLVASRAFLPDSTERMLEIQGVPSAIKQVLLDICEIIAKEEEEEEKARAENNNGESTGRKRFERKYYPHLQRNNTNSSSNNGSVGNSANSQEYTATVMIPESYVGALAGKKGNRLANLRKFTKTKILMESRPNDLDNEHEDENDMEEDDGRLRKFTIIGSSSRSVNLAESMLQRNLATEIERRKERLRNLSENNESA; this comes from the coding sequence ATGCCCGTGAGCCACAGAATTCTGCTGTCTTTGAAAGAGGCCGCCAAAGTTATCGGCACCCAAGGTAACTCCATCCAGTCTGTGCGtgataacaacaacaacgTCAAGATCGGCATCAGCGAGAAAGTGCCTGGCTGCTCTGACCGTGTCCTGACTTGCTCCGGCGAGGTCGAGGACGTGTGCAGCGCGCTAGGCGATGTCGTTACATTGCTGAACAAGCCCAGCGAGAACGAGGAAGAGACAGACAACCACCATTTCTACTTTTTGAACCACCTGTTGCCTGTGCCAACCTTGGACGACTTGAAAGCTACCGACCCAGAGGCATCTGAGGAGGCCCTGCACGAGCAATTGCAGAATATAGGCTACTTGAGACTGCTCGTGTTCAACTCCCAGTTGTCCTCCATCATAGGTAAAGGTGGTAACCAGATCAAATCATTGATAGAGAAGCACGGTGTCAAGCTGGTCGCGTCCCGTGCCTTCTTGCCTGACAGCACAGAGAGAATGCTGGAGATCCAAGGTGTGCCTTCCGCCATTAAGCAAGTGCTACTAGATATCTGCGAGATCATtgccaaagaagaagaagaagaggaaaaagCTAGAGCTGAAAATAACAACGGTGAATCCACAGGAAGGAAAAGATTCGAGAGAAAATACTACCCTCACTTGCAAAGAAATAACACtaacagcagcagcaacaacgGTAGCGTAGGAAACTCTGCTAACTCTCAGGAATACACAGCCACAGTGATGATCCCAGAATCCTATGTTGGTGCTTTGGCCGGTAAGAAAGGTAACAGATTGGCTAACTTGAGAAAGTTTACAAAGACCAAGATCCTAATGGAATCAAGACCAAACGATCTTGATAACGAACACGAAGATGAAAACGATATGGAAGAAGACGACGGTAGATTAAGAAAATTCACCATTATCGGCTCTTCGTCTAGATCTGTAAACTTGGCTGAATCTATGCTGCAAAGAAACTTGGCAACCGAAATCGAAAGACGTAAGGAAAGGTTGAGAAACTTGTCTGAGAACAACGAATCTGCTTGA
- a CDS encoding uncharacterized protein (CAGL0F04081g~Has domain(s) with predicted DNA binding transcription factor activity, role in regulation of transcription, DNA-templated and nucleus localization) produces the protein MEGIRLTSYQPDNNSQLQHNSGPQIRMQQMPNTNQLLGRPEYESVRVANNYNENVSFGQMGRSGAPDNYSQPGLIPAGNNRWLPSVNVAPLPAQAMYMPGQVPRYSDPFGPTYFPYMYGHDKWPYRVESAFTSALRLIIKNGTSKIKIKNKNYGRNELISIYIKYHTGETRTKKQISSHIQVWKKSILNKLSTNVRLTPLDKEILELIERGPNQTEDALRLFYSVFEKIIEACPKEDIEENPNVLSTSNVVKKDQYYQSEDRNVSSGQEINSPQRSVNNSNSCTPPKSNLDIKNMANSEPMSALSKNRTRSPYAHSSEYSGNDVGIEGDSKVASISYVSPGYMKAVQDNSAWSSNNTISPPGTTSNSVFSSTPTDSTTSVSINNRVAAHTQKVERDFIDAYDNHLPSSRDLRKGAEPFIAALRDDLGRGAVYTTYADNSMIQQAPAYTVISPQIGYQQQTNVAVSQPFDHQPDYNRSNTLPAYKGVPYDNLSQRVVSTSYPPVSNQYPQTSAYATATQQQPQQIGQHANLTQGQFYSAPLQYTERKIQPNNGFGMNNTTENRQLNPYGAGYNGASYPINSLKQEDVPANRLSISHQGSYPTSSLNAVLNKNNSGN, from the coding sequence ATGGAGGGAATTAGATTAACGTCATACCAACCTGATAACAATTCCCAATTACAGCACAATTCTGGGCCACAAATAAGAATGCAGCAGATGCCAAACACCAACCAACTTCTGGGAAGACCAGAATATGAGTCTGTTAGGGTAGCTAATAACTACAATGAAAATGTTTCATTTGGCCAAATGGGTAGATCAGGTGCTCCTGATAACTACAGCCAACCTGGACTAATTCCAGCTGGTAATAATCGTTGGCTACCTTCTGTTAATGTAGCACCGCTGCCTGCACAGGCAATGTACATGCCAGGACAAGTACCACGCTACTCCGATCCTTTTGGACCTACCTACTTTCCTTACATGTATGGACACGACAAGTGGCCGTACAGGGTTGAAAGCGCATTCACTTCTGCATTACGCCTGATTATCAAAAACGGTACatcaaaaatcaaaatcaaaaataagaatTATGGACGTAACGAATTGATATCCATTTACATTAAATATCATACAGGTGAAACTCGTACTAAGAAGCAAATTTCTTCCCATATTCAAGTTTGGAAAAAGTCCATTTTGAACAAACTTTCTACTAACGTGAGATTAACTCCATTGGATAAAGAGATACTGGAATTGATTGAAAGAGGCCCTAATCAAACTGAAGACGCATTACGTCTGTTTTACAGTGTTTTCGAAAAAATTATCGAAGCTTGCCCAAAGGAAGATATTGAGGAGAACCCTAATGTGCTTTCAACTAGCAATGTGGTTAAGAAGGACCAGTATTACCAATCAGAAGACAGAAATGTGTCTTCTGGGCAGGAAATCAATAGTCCTCAAAGGTCTGTCAATAACTCCAATAGCTGTACACCACCTAAATCAAACTTggatatcaaaaatatggCCAACTCTGAGCCAATGAGTGCCTTAAGCAAGAACAGAACACGTAGTCCTTATGCTCATAGCTCTGAATACAGTGGAAATGATGTGGGTATAGAAGGTGATTCTAAAGTTGCCAGTATTTCTTATGTAAGCCCTGGCTACATGAAAGCAGTACAAGATAATAGCGCTTGGTCAAGTAACAATACCATTAGTCCACCTGGAACTACATCTAAttcagttttttcttctacaCCAACTGATAGTACTACTTCTGTGTCAATTAATAACAGAGTTGCTGCACATACTCAAAAAGTTGAACGGGATTTTATTGATGCGTATGACAATCACTTGCCAAGCTCAAGAGATTTGAGAAAGGGTGCAGAGCCTTTCATTGCTGCTCTTCGTGATGATTTAGGTAGAGGTGCTGTTTACACGACTTATGCTGACAATAGCATGATTCAACAAGCACCTGCATATACCGTCATCTCACCACAAATTGGTTATCAACAGCAAACAAATGTTGCTGTTAGTCAGCCATTTGACCATCAACCGGATTACAATCGATCAAACACTTTGCCAGCTTATAAGGGTGTTCCTTATGATAACCTTTCTCAGCGTGTTGTATCAACTTCATATCCACCTGTGTCTAATCAATACCCTCAAACAAGTGCATATGCTACAGCTACCCAGCAACAACCTCAACAAATAGGCCAGCATGCTAATCTGACCCAGGGCCAATTTTACTCTGCACCTTTGCAATATACAGAAAGGAAGATTCAGCCAAACAATGGGTTTGGTATGAATAATACAACAGAAAACAGACAGTTAAATCCTTACGGAGCAGGATATAACGGTGCATCTTACCCTATTAATTCCTTGAAGCAAGAAGATGTACCGGCAAATAGATTGTCAATTTCACATCAGGGTTCATACCCTACTTCAAGTTTAAATGCTGTTCtaaacaaaaacaattcaGGTAACTGA
- the SHE1 gene encoding She1p (CAGL0F04235g~Ortholog(s) have microtubule binding activity, role in mitotic spindle elongation, negative regulation of microtubule motor activity and astral microtubule, cellular bud neck, nuclear microtubule, spindle localization) gives MNENDSNEIIEQLGISKRLGNSILDELNQRASETNPLLRKHEDTDNEEERPAESTPTAHNLVFNKVHNLNFENLTDKDPDFTIHNDPLHKKKYKYSPIKRVPEVNEITKKIRRLKLRSSSNLSSSGGSPEKRTTNASNVEQKTELAPLKTPNFLRPTFNSMNRAKDTSHKVESSRRTYGNLLPPTSRAIPAVKEAVRQDYTKRSISIQLPRKSPAPPKIPEQRSISDSSSNVFERLYKQTTMSRSNSMAFDQQNRKQLPKSRTITGLSSVVGDKHRTFPSKH, from the coding sequence ATGAATGAGAATGATTCAAACGAGATCATCGAACAGTTGGGCATCTCAAAGAGACTAGGTAATTCAATACTGGATGAACTAAACCAGAGAGCATCCGAAACCAACCCGCTACTAAGGAAACATGAGGATACTGATAATGAGGAGGAAAGACCGGCAGAATCTACTCCCACAGCACATAATCTTGTATTCAACAAAGTGCACAACTTAAATTTTGAGAACCTAACAGATAAAGACCCAGATTTTACGATACATAACGATCCATTgcacaagaagaaatataagTACAGCCCGATCAAGCGTGTTCCAGAGGTCAATGAAATTACCAAAAAGATAAGAAGACTCAAGTTAAGATCGTCATCGAATCTGTCTTCCAGCGGTGGTTCGCCTGAGAAGCGCACTACAAATGCAAGCAATGTTGAGCAGAAAACTGAGCTTGCTCCATTAAAGACGCCTAATTTTCTTCGACCTACTTTCAATTCCATGAACCGAGCCAAGGATACATCTCATAAAGTTGAATCCAGTAGACGAACCTATGGGAACTTGCTGCCGCCAACATCCAGAGCAATCCCTGCTGTTAAAGAGGCAGTACGGCAGGACTACACAAAAAGATCTATTTCAATCCAATTACCTAGGAAATCGCCTGCCCCGCCGAAGATACCCGAGCAGAGATCGATTTCGGACAGCTCTAGTAATGTATTCGAGAGGTTATATAAGCAGACTACTATGTCACGATCCAACTCGATGGCATTTGACCAACAGAACCGGAAGCAGTTACCAAAGAGCAGAACCATAACAGGGCTCTCTAGTGTAGTTGGTGATAAACATAGGACGTTCCCAAGCAAGCATTGA
- the PET9 gene encoding ADP/ATP carrier protein PET9 (CAGL0F04213g~Ortholog(s) have ATP:ADP antiporter activity) encodes MSETKKPQSNFAIDFLMGGVSAAVAKTAASPIERVKLLIQNQDEMIKQGSLDHRYKGIVDCFQRTARQEGIISFWRGNTANVIRYFPTQALNFAFKDQIKAMFGFKKEEGYAKWFAGNLASGGIAGGLSLMFVYSLDYARTRLAADAKSSKKGGERQFNGLVDVYKKTIASDGVAGLYRGFLPSVIGIVVYRGLYFGLYDSCKPLLLTGSLEGSFIASFLLGWVVTTGASTASYPLDTVRRRMMMTSGQAVKYKGAMDCLQKIVAAEGVSSLFKGCGANILRGVAGAGVISLYDQLQMILFGKKFK; translated from the coding sequence ATGTCTGAAACTAAGAAGCCTCAATCCAACTTCGCCATCGATTTCTTGATGGGTGGTGTTTCCGCTGCCGTTGCTAAGACAGCTGCTTCTCCTATCGAGAGAGTCAAGTTGTTGATCCAAAACCAAGATGAAATGATCAAGCAAGGTTCTCTAGACCACCGTTACAAGGGTATTGTCGACTGTTTCCAAAGAACTGCCAGACAAGAAGGTATCATCTCTTTCTGGAGAGGTAACACCGCTAACGTTATCCGTTACTTCCCAACCCAAGCTTTGAACTTCGCCTTCAAGGATCAAATCAAGGCCATGTTCGGTTTCAAGAAGGAAGAAGGTTACGCCAAGTGGTTCGCTGGTAACTTGGCCTCCGGTGGTATTGCTGGTGGTTTGTCCCTAATGTTCGTCTACTCCTTGGATTACGCCAGAACCAGATTGGCTGCCGATGCCAAGTCCTCTAAGAAGGGTGGTGAAAGACAATTCAACGGTTTGGTCGATGTCTACAAGAAGACTATCGCTTCTGATGGTGTCGCCGGTTTGTACAGAGGTTTCTTGCCATCCGTCATCGGTATCGTTGTCTACAGAGGTTTGTACTTCGGTCTATACGACTCCTGTAAGCCATTGCTATTGACTGGTTCTCTAGAAGGTTCTTTCATCGCCTCTTTCTTGTTGGGTTGGGTTGTTACCACTGGTGCTTCCACCGCTTCTTACCCATTGGATACCgttagaagaagaatgatGATGACCTCCGGTCAAGCCGTTAAGTACAAGGGTGCCATGGACTGTCTACAAAAGATTGTTGCTGCCGAAGGTGTCTCCTCCTTGTTCAAGGGTTGTGGTGCTAACATCTTGAGAGGTGTCGCCGGTGCCGGTGTCATCTCCTTGTATGACCAATTGCAAATGATCCTATTCGGTAAGAAGTTCAAATAA
- the RIB1 gene encoding GTP cyclohydrolase II (CAGL0F04279g~Ortholog(s) have cyclohydrolase activity, role in riboflavin biosynthetic process and cytosol, nucleus localization): MSLPVVQCIARARIPTTHGPDIFLHLYTNDRDNKEHLAIVFGEDIRSRTLFRQYPGETQQDRMVRGAYVGKLYPGRTVADVDERLGFRLEFDAEGNLLTNSATTWSEENDTLVRIHSECYTGETAWSARCDCGEQFDRAGKLISLDEEPETHIKGGCGHGVIVYLRQEGRGIGLSEKLKAYNLQDLGADTVQANLMLKHPADARDFGIGRAILIDLGIKNVRLLTNNPDKIQQVSYKDQLRCVERVPMIPIHWTDESKGIDSKEIEGYLRTKIERMGHLLQKPLNLHTPQEQETI, from the coding sequence ATGTCCCTTCCAGTTGTGCAGTGCATTGCCAGAGCTAGAATTCCTACCACGCATGGTCCAGATATCTTTCTGCACTTGTACACCAATGACCGCGACAACAAGGAGCATCTTGCCATAGTGTTCGGGGAGGATATACGGTCGCGCACTTTGTTTCGCCAGTACCCTGGCGAAACGCAGCAGGACCGTATGGTGCGCGGTGCCTATGTCGGGAAGCTATACCCGGGGAGAACTGTCGCTGATGTCGACGAGAGGCTTGGGTTCAGGCTGGAGTTTGATGCCGAGGGCAACCTGCTGACCAACAGCGCCACCACCTGGAGCGAGGAGAACGACACGCTGGTGCGTATACACTCAGAGTGCTACACCGGTGAGACTGCGTGGTCCGCCCGTTGCGATTGCGGTGAGCAGTTCGACAGAGCAGGGAAGCTGATCTCCCTGGATGAGGAGCCAGAGACACACATCAAAGGTGGCTGCGGACACGGTGTGATAGTGTACCTGAGACAAGAGGGCCGTGGTATCGGCCTGAGCGAGAAGCTGAAGGCTTACAACTTGCAGGACTTGGGCGCAGACACCGTGCAGGCTAACCTGATGCTGAAACACCCAGCAGATGCGCGCGACTTCGGTATCGGAAGAGCCATCCTGATAGACCTGGGCATCAAGAACGTCAGATTGCTGACCAACAACCCAGACAAAATACAGCAGGTCTCTTACAAGGACCAACTAAGGTGCGTCGAAAGAGTACCCATGATCCCGATCCACTGGACCGACGAAAGTAAAGGTATCGACTCAAAGGAAATCGAAGGATACCTAAGGACTAAGATAGAGAGAATGGGCCACCTGCTACAGAAACCTCTAAACTTGCACACCCCTCAAGAGCAAGAAACAATATGA